In one Hypomesus transpacificus isolate Combined female chromosome 18, fHypTra1, whole genome shotgun sequence genomic region, the following are encoded:
- the ogg1 gene encoding N-glycosylase/DNA lyase — MSQHAILSAGMKAWRSLACARSELRLDLTLGCGQTFRWRETGEGHWTGIMGGRVWTLTQTDEALWYHTYTIPGHAGGEGGGGGRKRKVALPAPGPSKSGKRLKGEAAEVKEEEQDYVPVTPEQDSKEEEMLRDYFQLKVKLGDLYREWGGADPHFKNISNIFTGVRMLRQDPTECLFSFICTSNNHISRIQGMVERLCQSLGTPLCQLDQTTYYDFPSLQALSDSSVEVCLRDLGFGYRARYLQQSAQQILHTHGPQWLESLRRTPYVQARDALRTLPGVGLKVADCVCLMSLDKACAVPVDTHVWQIARRDYNCAAGSGQKSLTDKVHRDIGDFFRQLWGPYAGWAHSVLFCADLKKFQKLKEVPFLKQEDEEVKVKTKMKTSDMGKNKKTRITCDRKVKNKILVKKEEADK; from the exons ATGTCGCAACATGCGATACTCTCAGCTGGCATGAAGGCTTGGCGGTCTCTGGCCTGTGCGAGGTCCGAGCTGAGGCTGGACCTCACACTTGGCTGTGGACAAACCTTCCG CTGGCGCGAGACAGGTGAGGGCCACTGGACTGGAATTATGGGGGGACGAGTGTGGACTCTCACTCAGACAGACGAGGCTTTGTGGTACCACACCTACACCATCCCAGGCCatgcaggaggagaagggggagggggagggagaaagaggaaagtGGCATTGCCGGCTCCAGGGCCCAGTAAATCAGGGAAGAGGTTGAAAGGGGAGGCAGCAGAGGtaaaggaggaagagcaggactATGTTCCTGTGACTCCGGAGCAGGATagtaaggaggaggagatgctAAGAGACTACTTCCAGTTGAAGGTGAAGCTGGGAGATCTGTACAGGGAGTGGGGAGGAGCAGACCCCCATTTCAAAAACATCTCTAACATCTTTACAG GTGTGCGTATGCTGCGTCAGGATCCCACCGAGTGTCTGTTCTCCTTCATCTGCACCTCCAACAACCACATCTCCCGTATCCAGGGCATGGTGGAGAGGCTGTGTCAGTCCCTGGGCACCCCGCTGTGCCAGCTGGACCAAACCACCTACTACGACTTCCCCTCGCTTCAAGCCCTCTCAG ACAGCAGTGTAGAGGTGTGTCTGCGGGATCTAGGTTTTGGCTATCGGGCCCGGTACCTGCAGCAGAGTGCCCAGCAGATTCTGCACACACACGGGCCCCAGTGGCTTGAGAGTCTTCGTAGGACTCCGTATGTGCAGGCCCGAGATGCACTGCGCACTCTGCCTGGGGTCGGCCTCAAG GtggcagactgtgtgtgtctgatgtccCTGGACAAGGCATGTGCCGTGCCGGTGGACACACACGTGTGGCAAATTGCAAGGCGGGACTACAACTGTGCTGCTGGCAGTGGGCAGAAGAGCCTCACCGACAAGGTCCACCGTGACATTG GGGATTTTTTCAGGCAGCTGTGGGGTCCTTATGCTGGTTGGGCGCATTCA GTTTTGTTCTGTGCTGATCTCAAAAAGTTCCAGAAGCTGAAAGAAGTGCCTTTTCTGAagcaggaggatgaggaggtcaAGGTAAAGACTAAGATGAAGACATCTGATATGGGAAAAAACAAGAAAACCAGGATAACTTGTGacagaaaagtaaaaaataagatACTGGTAAAGAAGGAGGAGGCAGATAAGTGA